Proteins from a single region of Nocardiopsis dassonvillei subsp. dassonvillei DSM 43111:
- a CDS encoding ATP-binding protein: MTGRRRGALRHSLLARLLASSVLVAVCSIFATAWLAVQRTSESLTVQQGETLAVDTRIHDTLVAYAAAHPGWDGVGETVGRLSEETGRRIVLTTENRGLVADSAQEARPLPPRTTSVVDPLAVDVTLASDVTGRIDPRAVGPFALPDTERIRLAEIAENTADCLRDLYGFTVEVEAGPSGRPAVTVAQANRYAWLDCGLERLEEPTDGEREALEELNGLVRTCLGVEAPEDAEAEYRMDGALGVPVALPYGAPEDPTGFATDSGGFADEARAPRDPSAPGEEAVAPGEVPDDPGGEEPVPVEPSEEVRDPAGGSGEPPVQDGPAPVEQSPWSPEPAEDQPPGTVSEETGGWGSGAPPEPPRFDARTSACLDSARREQLDPYVAPAALLFTDDPEAEASGVVPLTGEGLVRVFGVVLLVLVLTVVVSVAVSTRLVRPVRALTDAVRRMREGRGDSRVEVRDSGELGQLADAFNEMAEHLERLEKQRRAMVSDVSHELRTPLSNLRGWLEAAQDGVADLDRERMGMLVGETLLLQDIVDDLQDLALADAGKLRLSPEPVDAGALVEQVVDSQRLRAAGAGLRLVAEAGDVVVVADRTRLVQVVGNLLGNALRHTPAPGTVTVRARRSGGEAVVEVADTGVGIPAEDLPHVFDRFWRADKSRNRRTGGSGLGLAIVRNLVELHGGSVAVESVVGEGTTFTVRLPLEGPRGVEEPEWPEGSEWLSED, translated from the coding sequence GGGGAGACCCTGGCCGTGGACACCCGCATCCACGACACGCTCGTCGCCTACGCCGCCGCCCACCCCGGGTGGGACGGCGTGGGCGAGACGGTGGGGCGCCTGTCCGAGGAGACGGGGCGGCGGATCGTCCTGACCACCGAGAACCGCGGACTGGTCGCGGACTCGGCCCAGGAGGCCCGGCCGCTTCCGCCGCGGACGACCTCGGTGGTCGATCCGCTGGCGGTGGACGTCACCCTCGCCTCCGACGTCACCGGGCGCATCGACCCCCGCGCGGTGGGGCCGTTCGCGCTGCCGGATACGGAGCGGATCCGGCTGGCCGAGATCGCGGAGAACACCGCCGACTGCCTGCGCGACCTGTACGGGTTCACGGTGGAGGTGGAGGCCGGGCCGAGCGGACGCCCCGCCGTCACCGTGGCCCAGGCGAACCGGTACGCGTGGCTGGACTGCGGGCTGGAGAGGCTGGAGGAGCCGACCGACGGCGAGCGGGAGGCGCTGGAGGAGCTGAACGGCCTGGTCAGGACCTGCCTGGGCGTGGAGGCTCCCGAGGACGCGGAGGCGGAGTACCGGATGGACGGGGCCCTCGGGGTTCCCGTGGCGCTGCCCTACGGTGCGCCCGAGGATCCCACGGGGTTCGCGACGGACTCCGGGGGCTTCGCGGACGAGGCCCGCGCCCCGCGCGATCCCTCGGCGCCCGGGGAGGAGGCGGTCGCTCCCGGGGAGGTGCCGGACGACCCCGGCGGCGAGGAACCCGTGCCCGTGGAACCGTCCGAGGAGGTCCGGGACCCGGCCGGGGGCTCGGGCGAGCCTCCCGTTCAGGACGGACCGGCGCCGGTGGAGCAGTCGCCGTGGTCCCCGGAACCCGCGGAGGACCAGCCCCCGGGAACGGTTTCCGAGGAGACGGGCGGCTGGGGGTCCGGGGCGCCTCCCGAGCCGCCGCGCTTCGACGCGCGCACCTCCGCGTGCCTGGACTCCGCCCGGCGCGAGCAGCTGGACCCCTACGTGGCCCCGGCGGCGCTGCTGTTCACCGACGACCCCGAGGCGGAGGCGTCGGGCGTCGTGCCGCTGACCGGCGAGGGCCTGGTTCGGGTGTTCGGCGTGGTGCTGCTGGTACTGGTGCTGACGGTGGTGGTGAGCGTGGCGGTGTCCACGCGGCTCGTCCGCCCGGTGCGCGCGCTCACCGACGCGGTGCGGCGGATGCGGGAGGGGCGGGGGGACTCGCGGGTGGAGGTGCGCGACTCCGGTGAGCTGGGCCAGCTGGCGGACGCGTTCAACGAGATGGCTGAGCACCTGGAGCGGTTGGAGAAGCAGCGCCGGGCGATGGTCAGCGACGTCTCGCACGAACTGCGGACGCCGCTGAGCAACCTGCGCGGCTGGCTGGAGGCGGCCCAGGACGGGGTAGCCGACCTGGACCGGGAGCGGATGGGGATGCTGGTCGGCGAGACGCTGCTGCTCCAGGACATCGTCGACGACCTCCAGGACCTGGCGCTGGCGGACGCGGGCAAGCTGCGGCTGTCCCCGGAGCCGGTGGACGCCGGGGCGCTCGTGGAGCAGGTGGTGGACAGCCAGCGGCTGAGGGCCGCCGGGGCCGGGTTGCGGCTGGTGGCGGAGGCCGGGGACGTGGTGGTGGTCGCCGACCGGACCCGGCTGGTGCAGGTGGTCGGGAACCTGCTGGGGAACGCGCTGCGGCACACCCCGGCGCCCGGAACGGTGACCGTGCGGGCGCGCCGCTCGGGCGGGGAGGCGGTCGTCGAGGTGGCCGACACCGGTGTGGGCATCCCGGCGGAGGACCTGCCGCACGTGTTCGACCGGTTCTGGCGGGCGGACAAGTCGCGCAACCGGCGTACGGGAGGGAGCGGGCTGGGGCTGGCCATCGTGCGCAACCTGGTGGAGCTGCACGGAGGGTCGGTGGCGGTGGAGAGCGTCGTCGGTGAGGGGACGACGTTCACGGTGCGGCTGCCGTTGGAGGGACCGCGAGGGGTGGAGGAACCGGAGTGGCCGGAGGGGTCGGAGTGGCTGTCGGAGGACTGA
- a CDS encoding sensor domain-containing protein: protein MREAARLVRGGVPGTDPLVNQIARHQAEAVLRQQYWPKTMSAVFGMGLATNLWAVTDSTTGLGFWGSIVGLVVFPLMLFVAMPLTARNRRRARAFLTALEEGPGPRPDA, encoded by the coding sequence ATGCGCGAGGCCGCGCGACTGGTCCGCGGCGGAGTCCCCGGCACCGATCCCCTGGTCAACCAGATCGCCCGACACCAGGCCGAGGCGGTTCTGCGACAGCAGTACTGGCCGAAGACCATGTCCGCCGTCTTCGGTATGGGTCTGGCGACGAACCTGTGGGCGGTGACAGACAGCACCACAGGCCTCGGCTTCTGGGGCAGCATCGTGGGCCTCGTGGTGTTCCCGCTCATGCTGTTCGTGGCGATGCCGCTCACCGCGCGCAACCGCAGACGGGCCCGGGCCTTCCTCACCGCGTTGGAGGAGGGCCCGGGCCCGCGCCCGGACGCCTGA
- a CDS encoding ABC transporter permease, which produces MNDTVIQGAVSAPADRLRWALADGWTIARRDVVHWLRQPGQLVAGLLFPVVMVLMFGFLFGGAMTVPGGGDYREFLMPGMFAMAMVFGVGETVTAVSQDAARGVTDRFRSMPMAPSAVVVGRCAADMLRSAITLVLLVLCGLLVGWQWNGGTGEAAAGIGLLLLLRFSLVWVGVYVGLAVRGEGAVTAVHMLEFPLGFLSNAFVATASMPVWLGAVADWNPLSSTVAATRELFGNPGWGGESWIAQNAVLMAVVWPLVLTAVFFPLCVRRFRALGR; this is translated from the coding sequence ATGAACGACACCGTCATCCAGGGCGCGGTGTCCGCGCCCGCCGACCGGCTGCGCTGGGCGCTGGCGGACGGGTGGACCATCGCCCGGCGCGACGTCGTGCACTGGCTGCGCCAGCCCGGTCAGCTCGTCGCGGGACTGCTGTTCCCCGTGGTCATGGTGCTGATGTTCGGGTTCCTGTTCGGCGGGGCGATGACCGTGCCCGGCGGCGGGGACTACCGGGAGTTCCTGATGCCCGGCATGTTCGCCATGGCGATGGTCTTCGGGGTGGGCGAGACGGTCACCGCCGTGTCCCAGGACGCCGCGCGCGGGGTCACCGACCGGTTCCGCTCCATGCCCATGGCGCCCTCGGCCGTCGTGGTGGGCCGGTGCGCGGCGGACATGCTCCGGTCGGCGATCACCCTGGTCCTGCTGGTCCTGTGCGGTCTACTGGTGGGGTGGCAGTGGAACGGCGGCACCGGTGAGGCCGCCGCCGGGATCGGGCTGCTCCTGCTGCTGCGCTTCTCGCTGGTGTGGGTCGGCGTCTACGTGGGCCTGGCCGTGCGGGGCGAGGGCGCCGTCACGGCCGTGCACATGCTGGAGTTCCCGCTGGGCTTCCTGTCCAACGCCTTCGTGGCGACGGCGTCCATGCCGGTGTGGCTGGGCGCGGTCGCGGACTGGAACCCGCTGTCGTCCACGGTCGCCGCCACCCGGGAGCTGTTCGGCAACCCGGGGTGGGGCGGGGAGAGCTGGATCGCGCAGAACGCGGTGCTCATGGCCGTGGTCTGGCCGCTGGTGCTCACAGCGGTCTTCTTCCCGCTGTGCGTACGGCGGTTCCGGGCGCTCGGCCGCTGA
- a CDS encoding daunorubicin resistance protein DrrA family ABC transporter ATP-binding protein: MNTTGGAITARGLGKRYGRSWALRGFDLDVPAGSVCGLLGPNGAGKTTAVRVLATLLRADEGTARVAGYDVASQGDAVRRSIGLVGQNAAVDEVLSGRQNLEMFGRLYHLGARRAAARADELLERFRLADTGRKPVSAYSGGMRRRLDLAASMILSPPVLFLDEPTVGLDPRGRNEVWNAVRALVAGDTTVLLTTQYLEEADQLADRISVVDSGRVVAEGTPEELKSRLGGDRLDVVLHEAAALDRAAALIGRVTGERPEVEADARRIGVGVRNRVAALTEVVRALEEEEIEVEDVALRRPTLDEVFLHLTGGHEDRGDRGDRDGHGDRRGREGVGEAGEAGNGDDGGGGRDVSDGGDRDAGGGDGHDVRGERGDRGDRGDHGERGEHEDSDDRVGESR; the protein is encoded by the coding sequence GTGAACACGACCGGAGGCGCGATCACCGCGCGCGGTCTGGGCAAGCGCTACGGGAGGAGCTGGGCGCTGCGCGGGTTCGACCTGGACGTGCCCGCGGGCAGCGTGTGCGGGCTGCTCGGCCCCAACGGCGCGGGCAAGACCACCGCCGTACGCGTCCTGGCCACGCTGCTGCGCGCGGACGAGGGCACCGCGCGCGTCGCCGGATACGACGTGGCCTCCCAGGGGGACGCGGTCCGCCGGAGTATCGGACTGGTGGGCCAGAACGCCGCCGTGGACGAGGTGCTCAGCGGACGGCAGAACCTGGAGATGTTCGGCCGCCTCTACCACCTGGGCGCCCGGCGCGCCGCCGCGCGGGCCGACGAGCTGCTGGAACGCTTCCGCCTGGCCGACACCGGACGCAAGCCGGTCAGCGCCTACTCCGGCGGCATGCGCCGCCGCCTGGACCTGGCCGCCAGCATGATCCTGTCCCCGCCCGTGCTGTTCCTGGACGAGCCCACCGTCGGACTCGACCCCCGGGGCCGCAACGAGGTGTGGAACGCCGTCCGCGCCCTGGTGGCGGGCGACACCACGGTGCTGCTCACCACCCAGTACCTGGAGGAGGCCGACCAACTGGCGGACCGGATCTCGGTGGTCGACTCCGGCCGCGTCGTCGCCGAGGGCACACCGGAGGAACTCAAGTCCCGCCTGGGCGGCGACCGGCTCGACGTGGTGCTCCACGAGGCCGCCGCGCTGGACCGGGCCGCCGCCCTCATCGGCCGGGTGACCGGAGAACGGCCCGAGGTCGAGGCCGACGCGCGTCGGATCGGCGTCGGTGTTCGGAACCGGGTCGCGGCCCTCACCGAGGTGGTGAGGGCGCTGGAGGAGGAGGAGATCGAGGTGGAGGACGTCGCGCTGCGCCGCCCGACCCTGGACGAGGTGTTCCTGCACCTGACCGGCGGTCATGAGGACCGAGGCGACCGCGGCGACCGCGACGGCCACGGGGACCGCCGTGGCCGTGAGGGCGTCGGTGAAGCCGGTGAAGCCGGTAACGGCGATGACGGCGGTGGCGGCCGTGACGTCAGTGACGGAGGTGATCGCGACGCCGGTGGCGGTGACGGTCACGACGTTCGCGGGGAACGCGGTGACCGCGGTGACCGCGGGGACCACGGCGAGCGCGGAGAGCACGAGGACAGCGACGACCGAGTGGGGGAGAGTCGATGA
- a CDS encoding BldC family transcriptional regulator: MPNTPHTPHAPRKPHASHADLPVYLLTVAEVGDMFRVNPRTVNRWVAQGRIPVVRTPGGHLRFDPAEVRRLLWIDQPPTT; encoded by the coding sequence GTGCCCAACACACCCCACACACCCCACGCACCCCGCAAGCCCCACGCATCCCATGCCGACCTGCCCGTTTACCTGCTCACCGTGGCCGAGGTGGGCGACATGTTCAGGGTCAACCCCAGGACCGTGAACCGGTGGGTCGCACAGGGGCGCATCCCCGTGGTGCGCACCCCCGGCGGCCACCTCCGCTTCGACCCGGCCGAGGTCCGCCGACTGCTCTGGATCGACCAGCCGCCCACCACCTGA